GTGTAAGATGTCTGTCTCCGGGTGGGAAGTCCTGGAGCCGCCATATACCaagctggggaaggggaaagaggcagGAAGGTTATCCCAGGCATTAGAGACCAGGCCAGCCTGATCACACCCCCTTGGGTGTGGagcctcttcccttctttctctggggatgggaaATTTCCAGGTTGGAAACCAGCAGGACCAGAGCAGAGGGAATGGCCTGGGGTCCTACCATCTGGATACACAAAGGCATGAACCCACCGTCACACAGAGGTGAGAATCAAGGGGGTACTGAGATCCCTTGCCAGCCCAGACCTGAGGCCCCATGAGACTACAGAGAAAGACCGTCCTAGGCTGGCTTCCAATAAGCTCCAAGCACCTCACTggtcccagggtcacagaaagcCCAAGGAACTGAGAGATCCAAGGAGTAGCACACAGGTGGTCCAGACAGGCCCAACTCTGAgtaaacacatacatgcatgcaagCTGCCCAGGGACAAGTGTGTTGCAAAGAGAAGTTAACATACTCACACAGCACAGCTACCCGTGCAGGGCACAATTTGGCCTCTTACATGGGTGGAAAAAAAACTTGTAACCCTCACCAAGCACACCCATTCTTGAATGCTCAGACCTGAAGTGGCAAACCCTATTCAAACAGAGTGATCACAGTCACACCCTTAGGGACACCCTCAGCAGATCAAGGAAGCAGGGCCAGCTCAAGCCCCCAGGTAAGGGTCGACTAAGCCGGGAGACAGACACAAAGCCCTCCAAACCCAGGGAAACAAGGAGATAGCAACATGTGGCCCCCAGGGGCTAACATGAGCCACCCTCCCCAATCGGGACAAATCCCAGACAGATCACAAATTCCCAAACACTGGGAGAGCAGCTGGGAAAAGACATTGAAGGTGCCGCCTAGGCcagacagacaggaagacagagaaggcaagaaaataaGGAGGAGGTATACTAAGGAGTAAACACAGAGCAAGGCTCCTCACACATGTAAATACCAGCTAGGATACCATGAGTAAACATGGCCCCAGGTACCGGGGCCTGGAAATCCTAACGTTCAACCTGCCACCGTGTGAATGTGTGGGTGTATTTGGGGGGGTTGCTGGTCCCCCCACTGTCCAGGCCCCTCAGCTGGGGATATGGAAGAGTTATTTAGGGGAAGAAGGGGGGGGTGTGTCCATAGACCTGCCTGCCCACTCTGTGCTCATCCCTTCCTGGTCCTCAAGGGGGGGGCGGGGTTGCCCTGTCCCACCcgctggggatggggggggggtgcctCGCGCAGCAGGCTGAACAATAGgactggggcggggtggggggcaggagggggCCCAGACAGACTTTGGGGTCggcactccctccctctctttcactgGAAGAGGGGGGAGGCCTCTGCCccctttcttttgcattttcttgCATTCCAGCGCTCCCCAAGTGGgggcgcggggggggggggggggaccggGGGGCAGGTGGAGTTGCACAGGCAGCAGCCAGGCCTCGGACTGGGGGCGGCGTGTTGGGGAAGCCGCCACAGGCCTCCAGGAGCCCCCCACCAGCACCCCGGCGCCGCGGTCTGGCCctgactcctcccctcccctgcccagctCAGCCCGCCCCGTCCAGGCCGCGCCGGCCCGCCCCGTCCAGGCCCCGCCGTGCCCTGCCCCGGGCCCCGGGCCTCCTTACCTAGCTTTCGCTGATCTTTCGTAGCTCCATCCCGCCCCGGCGCCGAGCGGGTCCCCGAAGCCGGCGCTCGGGTAGTTCCTGTCCATGAAGGGGCCGCGGTGGGGGCGGGCGGGCGGGCTggggtagggagtggggagaggggagggggaagggggacgGGGAGGGGGCACAACGCGCTCGCAGCCGCTGCCGGGGGCCCGGGCCCAGGGCCGggacctctctctgtctctgctgccGCGGGGCCCGCGCCTACGGGgccgggaggggagggggaggcgggaggaggaggaggaggaggaaggggagggggaggggaggcggggggaggggaggcggggGCCTGGGGCTCCCCGGGGCTCGGCGCGCTGCGGGGGGGGCGCCCCGCGGGTCGGGGCCGGCCGAGCGGCCGCGGGGAACTGGGCGCTGCGCTGCGCGGGGCCGCTGCGGGCGCTCTCTGCCGCTCGTCCcgcgccgccgccaccgccgccgccgcctcctcctcctcctcgctcACCGTGCAGCCATCTTTGCACAAGGCGGCTGGCTgcggggaaggaggagggaggagggaggagggaggagggaggagggagggagggagggggaggggagaggagggagggggggcgGCGGGCTGTCTGGCTGCGCTCCGCTTCCTCCCACAATCCCGTGCAAATGCAAAtgcggggaaaaaaaaaaaaaaaaagcccgaTCCGGAGAGCGAAGGCAGGAGCTCGAAAGAGGGAGCGAGCTGCCCGCGGCGGGTGGAGTGacggacggagggagggagggagggaggggccgaGGCCGGCTGGGCTAGAGAAAGGCGCCCCCAGCCTGGCCCGCCCCTGCCGCAGCTAGCGCGCAGACGCGGCCGCGGCCCGCCCGCCCGACGTGCCGGAGCGAGGCCGGCCTCTGCCCGAGCCCTGCTCCCACTGGGCCCAGGGCGGGTGCAGCCTAGGCCAGTGGTGGCggcagggggggagggggaagcggaggcggcccctccccctcccccccataggATTGGGACTGTCCAGAACTAGGCTCTGAAGGGGCAGGGGCGCACCAGCTATCCCAGAGAAGTTGCGACACACCTAGGGCACCCCCTAGGGAGACTGGCACCGGCCACTATGTGGATGGGGCGGGAGCGCCATTATAGAGGCTTGTCCCACTCAGACGTCTGTGTGCACGCACCTAGGTCACTGGAGCAGCGGGGCTAGAACACGTGTGCACATACCTCTGGTGCCCTAGGAAGCCTGCGTGTGTCCCGAAGGGGGAGAGGGCCACGTGTGTGGAACCAGGCCGGGGCACACGCAGGGAGAGGTGGGGAGTAAGAAGAGGGAGGGCAGTCGACTTCCCAGACAAATCCTTTCCAGCCCCGTTCTGGCCTTGCggggagagtggggggggggaggtcacGGGGCACAGAAGGCGCGGGTcggcctggggggagggggatgtcgTCTTCTCAGCGGGACCGCCGAATGCTAAGGGGAGGTGGAGAAAGGGGAGTCAGAGGCGCGCCGGGGAGGGGCTTTCAGCGCCCAAGGCTTCTCCTCCAATCCCTGGTAGTCGTCCCGCGGGCCCCGCCCCCGGGAGGGATTCCATTCAGACTCCGCCCCTCCGTGCAGGTACCTCTGGTAGGGTGGTGGAGGGGCGTCATGCATCCCCGAGGCTGCCAGTGCCTGCTCGTAAGTGGGGAGGCCGGGAGGAGGCGGCAAGGGGGTCAAGGGCACATCCTCCGTCACCAGGAAGGCTCTGTGGGTGTGGAGAAACTGTCAGCCCCTGAAGGGGGGAcccaaaaaaaagaggaggggaggggagagagataggGTGAGGAAGGGGATATAgccgttttttaaaaaaagttggagAGAATCGATGAGAGATATATAAAGATCCCAAAGAGGGGAGGAGTATTACTGGGCAAGACCTGGCAAGTGACACCCAAATGGAAgggggggaagcagggagggTGAAACCCAAACAGACGGagactgaaggagaaaaaaacttcCCATCAAGACTGGTTCACACTTCCACAGGGACCCAGGCCTCCTCCATGAACTGGAGCCCACTGGCCATGTCCTCTGAGCCCCACCTCCAGCCACAAGGCTTGCCTTTGCTCCATAATAACAAGCGGGAAGAGAGCCCCTGGATAGCCCCAGCTTCTGGCCCCCCTAGCCCCTCACCTTTGGGGAGAGGGCCCAGGGCTTCGACGTAACTGTCTCTGCCTATGCAGATACCAAAATATGCCCAGGGCTGCCAGAAGCAAGACCAGTAGGCCAGCCCCCAGCCCCACGGCCAATGCTGCTACATCCACCCGTCCATGAGCTGTTGGAGAGGAAAAGAGTGGGGACTCCGTCAGGTCTTGGAGCCACTGAGATCTCACTCTCTCACCTCAGCCCCATTGCTAGGGCTCATACTTCCTTAAGACAGGGCTACtgcagggtgggggggtgggggggggctggAGAGCAGGTGGCGCAGCAAGCCCCCACAGACCTCCAGCCTCACCAGGCCCTCTGCTAGGGAATGAAACTCTTAAGAATGACTTCCCATTTTTGACAAATTTGAAAGAAGATGGCTTCCCACCTCAATAGGCCCGGTGGTTATTGTCCCCTTAGTGATGGGGAGAGAAGATTGGTTCTGTTAGGGATTTGGGGCTGCAGCTTTTACCGGCCTCATCAGGCCCCAAACTACCATTGCTAGGAAGTGCCCATTTCTGTTCTTTTGTATCAGCTCACCTGTATCTGGAAAGCTCACCCTCCATAGTCTGCTCCAGCTTCAGCTCCtaaaggtctttcctgattctgacccctctcctttcttcccttcccagcaaTTCCACTGAAATTTCTCTACATATATTTTCTACAGACTCTTGTCTACACTGGTGGTATCTCCCACTCTGCCCCAAATTGTTATCTTtacatcaataagcatttaaattaGGGTGAGGTTGGACTAGGTACTCTGAGccagaggatacaaagacaaaaaaccaacAATGGTGTCTGCCCTGGAAAAATATGTCTGTGTAGaagtggaaacaaaatagatataaaGTATCCATAAGTAGTCTCCCGATgatatacacaaagtaaatgGATATATAGTGTCACCCTAAATGTAAGTGGATacaaaagaagaccaaagcaaaTCCCAGGGACTGAGTATTTCCAAAGGAGATATACCAGCAAGCAGCTGGGAGAATGAGGAGAGGCGGGTCAGCTAATCCTAGACAGAAACTAGGTTTCGTACAAAGTGAAAGTGAGGAGAGGAATGGCAGAAGGCCGGTTAGGCCAGCCTGCAAAGTGCTTGGAAGGGAGCCCAGCCCCAGAGGATGGAAAGGTGGGCTGGGCCCAGGTTAGGAATGGCCTCATGATCCCCAGGTCCAGCTGGGCCATTTAAGGCTTCCAGACGGAGTGAGGGCAGGGCCCAGATCTGGATTGGATGCTACAGTATCAAGTTGAATTGGTTAAGGAAGGGGTGGGCTCTGGACTCCCAGGACCTCCTCCTGGGGTGTGGTTCATTATAATGGGGTGGGGTCCCCAATGGTTAACCTAGTACTCACCAGCACCACCCTTCCCATTGTAGGGGTAGGTCTCCCAGAAGTGATCCTGGGGCAAAAGCAGAGGCAATTTAAGCCCTACCCACTGTCCTGACAGGACCTGCCCCCTTGGTACCGCCCCTTCCTGggctccacccctccccacagGTACCCACCCTCCTCCCAGGTCCTCCTTACCCAGAGCTTTGGGTGAGATTAGGCCTAGCCCCCTGAGATCTGGCCCTACCTCTCCTATAGACTTCGCCTTCAGGGTTGGGGGAGCCCACCTACGTGgactccacccccaacccccgggagatttttttctgttttcttcagtgacctcTCTGAGGCCAGGTTCTTGAAACAGTCCAGTGCCTATCTACTTTCTGGCATCCCTGTCCCCATACTGACCCTGGTCTTAATAACCCCTCCCTGTCCCCATACTGACCCTGGTCTCAATAACCCCTCCCTACCCTTGCCATAGTCCCAACCCCTTACTTTCCCCATTCCTAACCCTGTCTTACAGGTCATAAGTACAAGCCTAGCCCTCCAACTGCTCTCTGATCCACAGAAACATTCCCCGCCCCAATACTCACCCTAGTTCTAACCTCCAAACTCTCAAGGAATCGGTCAATTACCCTGCCCTATCGCTAGGCATCCCTGCCCTTTCCCCGCTCCTCTCCTCATTCCCAGCCCTATCCGTCATCCCTAAGCACCCCAAGTTCTCTGGCCTCTCAGGCCACTTCCCTAGACCATCCAGGCCCCTAAACCCAGCCCACCATGACTGGCACTCTAGCAATAATGATCTTGAACCGATTCTGCCACTGGCCCTCTGGGTCCAGAACTCCTGGGCATCTCAAGGCCCAGGTTTCAGTCCCAGCCTGGCCCCCCATTTCCCTCACATACTGTCAAGGTCCGGTCTTCAAAGACCTCCCGGGCCTCTTCCCAGGAACACTGCTCTTCCCAGCATTCTCGTTCCAAATTCCCAGGGGTCAGAAGCTCCAAATCCCAATGATTAGCCCGGGGGAAGCGCCGGGGGCTAGGCCCACTCCCCAGGAAACTCTGGGCTCTGGAGGCTCCTAAGAATACAGCTGTGGGGTCTGGGCCAGCAGCAGAATCTAGAGTCAGGCAAGGGcactggtgaatatctggcccaGGTCTctgagttgggggaaggggggagatgcTGGTAGACTAGGTACAGGTGGCCTGAAAGGTAAAGGCAGAGGGCCATCTACTCAGATGTGGGAGAGGGGGTGTTGGCAGGGATAGATTTAGAGGCACAgatgtcttcatatccccagggAGAATGGTGGAAAACCTTGCCTGCCCATAATGAGGGCAGTGGCCCAGATACCTGAGGATTACTCTGGGGATACACTGTGCCTTAGGGTTAGAGACCAGATGCCTGGATCCTCAGACTGGGGAGATAGCTGTGTCTGACTACCCTTACCCTCTTCCCCTGATCCTTCTTTAGGTACTCACCATGATCTTTCCTCAGGTCAGGCTGGGAGGCTTGAGAGGAAGTCAGCCCAAGGTATAGTAGAAGCAGGAAGGGGGAGCCCCTCATATCGGGGTAGAGACAACTGACCTAGAGAGTCCCCCCCACAAAGGCAGAACAAATCATTCTAGGGATCGGGATATTCTCTTCACTCCCCAACCTGTACACCTGAGTACCATCAGAAGGAAATCCACTCTCCCCACTAGGGGGCCTCAGGGCCAGGGCTGAGGTTGCTGGCAGGGAGGCAGGCAGACAGGGTCCACCCCCTTTCCAACTcaccctctccacccccaaccGAAATTCCCCAGACCTTGCTTGCTGCTCAAGGGTCACATATCACATCCCATATTCGAGGGCAAAGATTAAAAGGAGAGGCTTGGGCAGAGAAGGACTATGAAGAGAAAGGGACAAGCTTGGTTAAGCAGAGTCCAGACACCTGCCTGACCTAGGGCTGCAAGGGGGCACCTGAGTTTCTAAGCAGGGTAGGGGTTAATTGAAGGCCTGGACAACTGTGTCCACCAGAAGACAGAGCTAGGGGTTCCAGGGTCTGGATCCTTTGGGGGTGTAGGGAAGTAAAGCAGGTGCCTGAACACCTGAGCCACTAAGGGATGGAGTCCTGGGGACCTGGACTCCTGAGCCAGGGAGGGGTGGCACAAAGGGCAGGCCTAGGGAAAGGCTTTCCTGGCCAGCGACTCACTCACTCACCTGCCCAGAGGAGAGACCACACGGGATCTGGGGCTGTGTGGCCAGGAGGCAAGGGAGCAGGAGCCGGCTCCCAAGGGCCCTAGGTGGCCAGCCCAGCTGAGAAGGGGCGGAGCGCAGAGCTTACCTGGGAGGGGAGGGGCCCAGGTAAGGCTCAGCTGTTTAAAGGAACCAGGTAGAAGGATAGACTTGACCCTGACCATGGCCCTGAGGATGCTGGGTCAGGATGGGGGGACGCTTCTCCTTGCCTGGGCAAGGGGAGTTGGTCAGCTCGAATGGCTCCCCACCGACGCCTAACCCTTCAACACACACATACGGGCACCCACCACCACCATGGCAGGAGGAGGCAAATGAGACCTCTCTAAGGGGTCTGAGAATTGCCCTGGGTCACCTAGCCCCTGGGCCACAGGCCCTTGAGCCCCGCGCCAGCCGGGCCCAGAGGCTGCCCAGGTCCCGGGGGTGGGGGCGGGACCTCGGACCCGCCCccggctccgccccccccccggAACCTCGGAAGCGCGGGCCGCGGACCCGGGGGGAAAGGAGGCAAAGGGGGACACGTGGCGGATGCTCGGGGGCGGTGCGCTTCCGGGGGCGGTGGAAGTGGGCGGTCCAGCCGAAGGGGCGGGGTTTAGTGGTGCCGCACTTCCGGTTCGTTGTTGACGCAGGGACTGTTGCTGAGCTGCGGTGAGAGCTGCGTTCTCAAGCCCTTGTGTTCGTGCTTGGAGATCCCGGGCAGAGGTGAGCCCAGCTCCCAAGGCCTCCTCCGTGCTTGGAGATCTCCGGCGGGGGCGAGGGCCCCCCAGCTCTGTCCTCCCTCCGGCCGCCTAGACCCCGCTGTGGTGTTGGGTTCTTCGGGTCTCCAGGCcgggagggatggggggagggggcgggaggGGGCGGGAGAGGGTGGGGTTTGGAAGgatggggaggtgagggggacCCTCGAGGGAGGGGGAGGTACAGGCTAGGAGGGGGGCAGCTAGAGAAGGAGTGAAGGCGAAAGGGAGAGGGGCAGCTTGAGGAGGGGGAGGTTGGCAGGATCGGGGAGGGAGGCAGCTGGAGCAGGGGCCAAGAGCGAGGGCTCAGCCAGAAGGCTGAAAGGCCTCGACATCGAGAATCCTTGTGGGAGGACCTGGCGCCGTTGGCCTGTCACTGAGAAAGAGAGACCCCAGagcacagaaccaggagcagtgggtTGAGGTGGCAGAGGCAAGCTGAGGCTCAGCGTCAGGAGAAGCTTCTTGGTAATCCCTGCCTGGACTTGGCACTTGAGGAACACCCCTGTGATCCCAGCTCCCAGGAGCCTGCGGCTGTGCTGAAGGGCATGCgaaggggggggtggggggggggagaacccAAGTCCACATGCTCCTGTATCCATCAGTAACAGGATCAAGCCCATGAATGGCTCGCACATTTCAGTCTGGATGACGTAGGGaaacctaatttaaaaaaaataagcaaacaatttttaaaaagcgaTGATTTAAGCTATCTTAGTGTGGAAGGGGCTGCCTTGGggagtagtgagctccctgtcacttgaggtcttcaagcaaagcccACTGAGCCAcccccttttgttgttgttccattgTATCTGACTCtacgtgaccccatttggggttttcttgacagatactagagtggtttgtcatttctttccccagctcacttaatagatgaggaaactgaggccaacagttgggttaagtggcttgcccagggtcacacagctagtatgtgtctaagtccagatttgaattcaggaagaagagatCTTAGGGGACTGAAAACCAGTGAGAGTAAATAATGTGACCTCATAGTATTCTTCAATCCTAGGCTTCATTCACTCTTTTAGATACAATTGTTAAATCCTTGCTCTGTGCTTAGTGATAGGTGGAGACAGAATGTTTATATGAGACAGGATCCCTTCTCTCAGGCCTCATATTTTGAAGTGTGGCGCCCAGCACCATGCCTTAGGTGTGTCTGGTTAAGGTAAAACCAAGTTCTCTGCAAGGTCTGAGAGGCTGATTCTTACTGTCAGAGAGGCTCTCAGAGGATGACTTTTGGAGGAGGCGATGTTTGAGTTAGGTTTTCCCAGAATCTCTGAGGTTTGATTTGGAAAGGGTTTCAATGGCTATCTGGTCCAGTGTAGAGctaaaaaacaatccctgctacCTCTGCTTGAGGATCCACAAACATGGGGTGCCAACCCCCTCCCAAGGAATCCCAGCCCACTCCAACCATTAGGAAGTATTTCTTGCCATGGGCCCAAAATTGGCATCTCCCAGCCTTCCCCCATTCTGCCGTTGCTGCCCTCTTTGGTCAAAGAAGTCAGATCTCACGGGCTTTTCTACATGGTAGCCCTTCACACACTTGAAGGCAGCTCTCATCCATCCCCAGTGCCTTCAGCCAGTCCTCATGTGCAGTGACTAGGGCCCTGaaatcagagccaggaagacctaggatgccagctgtgtgaccctggaatgCAGAGGCCCTGGCAAAAGAAGATTTAGCAGTTTAGCCTGAAGGAGacttgggggcagggcaggggctgGGGCATCCCATCTCCA
This Trichosurus vulpecula isolate mTriVul1 chromosome 2, mTriVul1.pri, whole genome shotgun sequence DNA region includes the following protein-coding sequences:
- the PRRG2 gene encoding transmembrane gamma-carboxyglutamic acid protein 2 gives rise to the protein MRGSPFLLLLYLGLTSSQASQPDLRKDHDSAAGPDPTAVFLGASRAQSFLGSGPSPRRFPRANHWDLELLTPGNLERECWEEQCSWEEAREVFEDRTLTDHFWETYPYNGKGGAAHGRVDVAALAVGLGAGLLVLLLAALGIFWYLHRQRQLRRSPGPSPQRAFLVTEDVPLTPLPPPPGLPTYEQALAASGMHDAPPPPYQSIRRSR